The Antarcticibacterium sp. 1MA-6-2 genome has a window encoding:
- a CDS encoding GyrI-like domain-containing protein — translation MKILKYLFFLFLIVIIAGAIYVATQDGEYHIEETTVLDAPVSVIFNEVNNLENWESWGPWRSATDDEVIEFKKTTRGEGAGFEWKSEELGDGSITTTNVLPENSIEQQVVHNPTFAESQGRMYWKFEEVEEGTRVTLGLEGSQSFKEKLAFAFRDNSITDIIKPRLAAGLQKLDSTVQNRMSQYTVNVDGLTTHGGGFYMYSTTASKISQIPVNMQIMITEVKNYMEANNISQLGDPFVVYNKLDEQNDSAIYSVGIFTPSLVITPQDSNILNAMMPVQKVVKATLKGDYENLEEAWDSTYTYLENNNLRPDQERQPFEVFRTDPETTPNPAEWVTEIYIPIVTEAATTSEIEI, via the coding sequence ATGAAAATCTTGAAATATCTTTTCTTCCTTTTTTTAATTGTCATTATAGCAGGTGCAATTTATGTTGCTACCCAGGATGGTGAATATCATATTGAAGAAACTACTGTTTTAGATGCCCCTGTTTCAGTTATTTTTAATGAAGTTAACAACCTGGAAAACTGGGAATCGTGGGGTCCCTGGAGAAGCGCTACCGATGATGAAGTTATAGAATTCAAGAAAACTACCCGTGGGGAAGGAGCAGGTTTTGAATGGAAAAGCGAAGAACTGGGAGATGGGAGCATAACAACAACTAATGTTTTACCGGAAAATTCCATAGAACAACAGGTAGTGCACAATCCTACTTTTGCCGAATCCCAGGGAAGGATGTACTGGAAGTTTGAAGAGGTAGAAGAAGGGACCAGGGTTACCCTGGGATTAGAAGGCTCTCAAAGTTTTAAGGAGAAACTGGCCTTTGCCTTTCGGGATAATTCAATTACTGATATTATAAAGCCACGCCTCGCAGCAGGTTTACAAAAACTGGATTCTACCGTACAAAACAGGATGAGCCAATACACTGTCAATGTTGATGGGCTTACCACTCACGGAGGAGGATTCTACATGTACTCCACAACAGCTTCTAAAATAAGCCAGATCCCGGTTAATATGCAAATTATGATTACAGAGGTGAAGAACTATATGGAAGCGAACAATATTTCGCAGCTGGGAGATCCTTTTGTAGTTTACAATAAACTGGACGAACAAAACGACAGTGCAATTTATTCTGTAGGCATTTTTACTCCCAGCCTGGTAATTACTCCACAGGACAGTAACATCCTTAACGCTATGATGCCCGTTCAAAAAGTAGTGAAAGCTACTTTAAAAGGAGATTATGAAAATCTTGAAGAAGCCTGGGACAGCACCTATACCTATCTCGAAAACAATAATTTAAGGCCTGATCAAGAGCGACAGCCTTTTGAAGTCTTTAGGACAGATCCCGAAACAACTCCTAATCCTGCCGAGTGGGTAACCGAAATTTATATCCCTATTGTAACTGAGGCAGCTACCACTTCTGAAATAGAGATATAA
- a CDS encoding TIGR01777 family oxidoreductase produces MRVLITGATGLVGSHLSNLCREKGISVNYLTTSKNKIQKQVDYRGFFWDPEKGEIDRESLRDIDAIIHLAGASVAKRWTESYKKEILDSRIKSAALLYSAVQDSGFSVPQFISASGISVYPSSLQKFYTEDEQAVDDTFLGEVVVRWEAAADEFEDLDMKVSKIRTGLVLAEEGGALPKMKIPAKYNAGAAFGSGKQWQSWIHINDLSGIYLYVLQNKLEGVYNAVAPNPVTNEELMEKIAEQLEKSQWLPNIPSGVLKFALGEMSNAVLASQLVSAEKIQKKGYTFQYSNLPKALEDLL; encoded by the coding sequence ATGCGAGTATTAATAACAGGTGCAACGGGCCTTGTAGGTTCACATTTATCGAACTTGTGCCGTGAAAAAGGAATCTCGGTTAATTACCTCACCACCTCAAAAAATAAAATTCAAAAGCAGGTAGATTATAGAGGTTTTTTCTGGGATCCTGAAAAAGGAGAAATTGACAGGGAAAGCTTGCGCGATATAGATGCTATCATTCATTTGGCAGGTGCCAGTGTGGCAAAACGGTGGACAGAAAGTTATAAAAAGGAAATACTGGATAGCAGGATAAAATCTGCTGCTCTTCTGTATTCTGCTGTTCAGGATTCAGGATTTTCAGTTCCTCAATTTATTTCTGCAAGTGGAATAAGTGTATATCCCAGTTCCCTTCAAAAATTTTACACCGAGGATGAACAAGCTGTGGATGACACCTTCCTCGGGGAAGTAGTAGTGCGGTGGGAAGCTGCTGCAGATGAATTTGAAGATCTTGATATGAAAGTAAGCAAGATTAGAACAGGTCTTGTGCTGGCGGAAGAAGGAGGGGCCTTGCCTAAAATGAAAATTCCTGCTAAATATAATGCGGGGGCAGCCTTTGGCAGTGGAAAACAATGGCAGTCCTGGATACACATTAACGATTTGTCAGGTATTTACCTTTATGTACTTCAAAATAAGTTAGAGGGGGTATACAATGCCGTTGCTCCCAATCCTGTTACCAATGAGGAACTTATGGAGAAAATTGCAGAGCAACTGGAAAAATCCCAATGGCTGCCTAACATACCTTCAGGAGTACTTAAGTTTGCTCTGGGAGAAATGTCTAATGCGGTTTTAGCAAGTCAGCTTGTAAGTGCTGAAAAGATCCAAAAGAAGGGTTATACATTTCAGTATTCCAACCTGCCAAAGGCGCTGGAAGATCTTCTTTAA
- the crcB gene encoding fluoride efflux transporter CrcB gives MKSFFLVFLGGGLGSVLRYSIYRVMQSGANTSILSTLSVNVIGSLFLGLVMGYTLKESTISNNLIIFLTMGVCGGFTTFSTFAFENKSLLSTGEYFTFFLYAFGSLLLGILAIFLGMSISRYI, from the coding sequence ATGAAAAGTTTTTTCCTGGTTTTCTTGGGAGGTGGACTTGGTAGTGTTTTGAGATATTCAATTTATAGGGTAATGCAGTCTGGCGCCAACACTTCTATCCTCTCAACTTTAAGTGTAAATGTGATTGGCAGTCTTTTCTTAGGATTAGTAATGGGTTATACTCTCAAAGAGAGTACAATTTCGAATAATTTAATTATTTTTCTAACTATGGGTGTTTGCGGTGGGTTTACCACCTTTTCTACTTTTGCGTTTGAAAACAAATCCCTACTGAGCACTGGAGAATACTTCACTTTTTTCCTTTATGCCTTTGGAAGCCTGTTGCTGGGTATTCTGGCAATCTTTCTGGGAATGTCCATTTCAAGATATATCTAA
- a CDS encoding ABC transporter ATP-binding protein has product MANLLVAENICKQFGSFTALNDVSITIPQQSIFGLLGPNGAGKTTFIRIINQITMPDTGKVYFDGKPLQPNDVSYIGYLPEERGLYKSMKVGEQALYLARLKGLTKKEAKERLDYWFKRLEITHWWDKKIQELSKGMAQKVQFVITVLHNPKLLIFDEPFSGFDPVNADIIKNEIIHLRDEGATILFSTHRMESVEELCEYMALIHKSNKLLDGKVADIKREYKSNTFEVGLSAENEDLLLEELKTRFIVSEANYKSITDDLKLRLQIGQEDSPNDLLQYLLTRARVNHFVEVIPSVNDIFIKTVTQNA; this is encoded by the coding sequence ATGGCTAATCTCTTAGTAGCAGAAAACATTTGCAAACAATTTGGAAGTTTCACTGCACTAAATGATGTTTCAATAACAATCCCGCAGCAAAGCATTTTTGGATTGCTAGGTCCAAATGGTGCAGGAAAAACCACTTTTATAAGAATAATTAATCAAATTACCATGCCCGATACGGGAAAGGTATATTTTGACGGGAAACCATTACAACCAAATGATGTGAGTTATATTGGATATCTTCCCGAAGAAAGGGGACTTTACAAATCTATGAAAGTAGGGGAGCAGGCACTATACCTTGCAAGATTAAAGGGCCTGACTAAAAAAGAAGCCAAAGAAAGACTTGATTATTGGTTCAAACGTCTTGAGATCACACACTGGTGGGATAAAAAGATCCAGGAACTATCTAAAGGAATGGCTCAAAAAGTGCAATTTGTGATCACCGTTCTCCACAATCCCAAGCTTTTGATCTTTGATGAACCCTTCAGCGGATTTGATCCTGTAAATGCTGATATTATAAAAAATGAAATAATTCATTTACGGGATGAAGGTGCAACGATTCTTTTTTCTACGCATCGCATGGAAAGTGTTGAAGAACTTTGTGAATATATGGCGCTTATTCATAAATCAAACAAACTCCTGGATGGTAAGGTAGCCGACATAAAAAGAGAGTATAAATCCAACACATTCGAAGTAGGTCTTAGTGCTGAAAATGAAGATTTGCTTCTTGAAGAGTTGAAAACAAGATTTATTGTTTCAGAAGCAAATTATAAAAGCATTACCGATGATCTAAAACTGAGGCTGCAAATAGGGCAGGAGGATTCTCCAAACGACCTTTTACAGTACCTGCTTACAAGGGCAAGGGTAAATCATTTTGTCGAGGTAATTCCTTCGGTAAACGATATTTTCATTAAAACAGTCACCCAGAATGCGTAA
- a CDS encoding dipeptidyl peptidase 3, whose translation MKLKFIGLLLMATPVFFSCKTETTKGDLAEAEVEVDSTFDYKVEEFADIKILRYQIPGWEDLSLKEQKLVYYLVQAGLAGRDIIWDQNYRHNLKIRAALENIYANYQGEKDNQDWQEFETYLKRVWFSNGIHHHYSNDKIKPGFSKEYFDSLLSDTNTQLSGEAYDVIFNDIDSKKVNLDESKGLLEGSAVNFYGEDVTAREVEEFYSKKKSPDPARPLSFGLNSKLVKENGKLVEKVWKSGGLYGPAIDEIVKWLEKASGVAENEQQGKALDLLIQYYKTGDLKTWDDYNIAWVNATEGNIDYINSFIEVYNDPLGYRGSYENIVQIKDFEMSKKMSVLEDNVQWFEDNAPLMEEHKKDSVVGVTYKTVIVAGEASDASPSTPIGVNLPNANWIRAEHGSKSVSLGNIIEAYDNAGSSGVLEEFAHDEEEIRLEKEYGQGADKLHTALHEVVGHASGKLNPGVGETKETLKSYASTLEEGRADLVGLYYLMDPKIQELGLTDSWENTGKAAYDGYIRNGLVTQLRRLNIGDDVEEAHMRNRQWVSAWVFEKGKKEGVIEKVSRDGETFYNIKDYQRLRELFGELLKETQRIKSEGDYEAAKNLVENYGVKVDQEIHKEVLKRSEQFKSPPYSGFVNPVLVPKTGDDGEIISIDVEQPKDFASQMQTYSRDYSHLPVE comes from the coding sequence ATGAAATTAAAATTTATTGGATTGCTTCTCATGGCAACTCCTGTTTTTTTCTCCTGTAAAACTGAAACTACAAAGGGAGATTTAGCTGAGGCAGAAGTAGAGGTAGATTCTACTTTTGATTATAAGGTCGAAGAATTTGCAGACATAAAGATACTTAGGTATCAAATTCCCGGATGGGAAGATCTAAGCCTGAAGGAACAGAAATTGGTATACTACCTGGTACAGGCAGGTCTTGCAGGAAGGGATATAATTTGGGATCAAAATTACAGGCACAATTTAAAGATAAGAGCAGCTCTTGAAAATATCTATGCTAATTACCAGGGTGAAAAGGACAATCAGGACTGGCAGGAATTCGAGACTTATTTAAAAAGAGTTTGGTTCTCTAACGGAATTCACCATCATTATTCTAATGATAAAATAAAGCCGGGCTTCTCAAAAGAATATTTTGATAGCCTTTTATCTGATACCAATACTCAACTTTCGGGAGAAGCTTATGATGTTATATTTAATGATATAGATTCCAAGAAGGTGAATCTGGATGAGTCAAAAGGTCTTCTGGAAGGTTCTGCAGTGAATTTTTATGGAGAGGATGTAACAGCCAGGGAGGTGGAAGAGTTCTACAGTAAGAAAAAATCTCCGGATCCTGCAAGACCACTTTCCTTTGGACTTAATTCCAAATTGGTAAAAGAAAATGGCAAGTTGGTGGAGAAGGTCTGGAAAAGTGGAGGGTTATATGGACCTGCTATAGACGAAATAGTTAAATGGCTTGAAAAAGCGAGTGGTGTTGCTGAAAATGAGCAGCAGGGGAAGGCGCTGGATTTACTTATTCAATACTACAAAACCGGGGATTTGAAGACCTGGGATGATTATAACATTGCATGGGTAAATGCTACGGAAGGAAATATAGACTACATCAACAGTTTTATTGAGGTTTATAATGACCCTCTTGGGTACAGGGGATCTTATGAAAATATCGTACAGATAAAAGATTTCGAAATGTCTAAAAAAATGAGCGTTTTGGAAGACAATGTTCAGTGGTTTGAGGATAATGCTCCCTTGATGGAGGAGCATAAAAAAGACTCAGTAGTTGGAGTAACCTATAAAACTGTTATAGTAGCCGGAGAAGCTAGTGACGCTTCTCCAAGCACTCCAATTGGGGTCAATCTTCCAAATGCAAACTGGATTAGAGCAGAGCACGGAAGTAAATCTGTATCCCTTGGGAATATTATCGAAGCTTATGACAATGCAGGAAGCAGCGGAGTGCTGGAAGAATTTGCACATGATGAGGAAGAGATTAGACTGGAGAAAGAGTACGGGCAGGGAGCCGATAAGTTACACACAGCACTTCACGAGGTGGTAGGTCATGCCTCAGGAAAATTAAACCCGGGAGTGGGAGAAACAAAAGAAACATTAAAAAGTTATGCTTCTACTTTAGAGGAAGGTAGGGCAGACCTGGTAGGACTTTATTATTTAATGGATCCAAAAATTCAGGAGCTGGGACTAACCGATTCGTGGGAGAATACGGGAAAAGCGGCTTATGATGGGTATATCAGAAATGGATTGGTAACCCAACTAAGGAGGCTGAACATTGGAGATGATGTGGAAGAGGCACATATGCGTAACAGGCAGTGGGTAAGTGCCTGGGTTTTTGAAAAAGGAAAAAAAGAAGGAGTTATTGAAAAAGTTAGCAGGGACGGAGAGACCTTTTATAACATTAAGGATTATCAAAGACTGCGTGAACTTTTTGGAGAATTACTAAAAGAGACCCAGCGAATAAAGTCGGAAGGAGATTACGAAGCAGCTAAAAACCTGGTTGAGAATTACGGTGTAAAGGTTGATCAGGAGATCCATAAAGAAGTGCTTAAAAGAAGTGAGCAATTTAAATCTCCCCCTTACAGTGGTTTTGTAAACCCTGTCCTGGTTCCAAAAACAGGAGATGACGGAGAGATTATTTCAATTGACGTTGAGCAGCCAAAAGATTTTGCTTCTCAAATGCAAACATACTCCAGGGATTACAGTCACCTTCCTGTGGAATAA
- the mnmD gene encoding tRNA (5-methylaminomethyl-2-thiouridine)(34)-methyltransferase MnmD, translating to MREAEHVFINSGLHKTLESGEETISILEIGFGTGLNALVTWKEAKGKNLTISYTAVEAYPVALEEVEKLNFAEELQEEGAREFFRTIHNLPWETIKTINSKFQLQKQKKFFQEISDIEKYNLVYFDAFGARVQPELWTEEIFGIMFNALKPGGILVTYAAKGSVRRAMQTVGFTVERLPGPPGKREMLRATKPVH from the coding sequence ATTCGTGAAGCAGAACATGTCTTCATCAATTCGGGTCTTCACAAAACGCTGGAATCAGGAGAAGAAACGATCTCAATTTTAGAAATTGGATTTGGAACAGGATTAAATGCGCTGGTTACCTGGAAAGAAGCAAAAGGAAAAAACCTTACAATATCCTACACTGCGGTTGAAGCTTATCCTGTTGCTCTTGAAGAAGTAGAAAAGCTAAATTTTGCTGAAGAACTTCAGGAGGAAGGAGCCAGGGAGTTTTTCAGAACAATCCACAATCTTCCATGGGAAACTATTAAAACCATTAATTCAAAATTTCAGCTTCAGAAGCAGAAGAAGTTTTTTCAGGAGATATCAGATATTGAAAAGTATAATCTGGTTTATTTTGATGCCTTTGGTGCCAGAGTTCAGCCTGAATTGTGGACGGAAGAGATCTTCGGCATTATGTTCAACGCACTAAAACCTGGCGGAATTTTAGTAACCTATGCCGCTAAAGGAAGTGTAAGAAGAGCTATGCAAACTGTGGGATTTACCGTGGAACGTTTACCCGGCCCTCCTGGGAAAAGAGAGATGCTAAGAGCTACCAAACCCGTTCATTAA
- a CDS encoding nucleotide exchange factor GrpE, with translation MSKENENLQEENIHEEFIDNNQPESSREESVKDQVEDLLDEAIEEVENRKGEGEGETSENEQLKNDLEKEKDKFLRLFAEFENYKRRTSKERLELFKTANQEMMTAMLPVLDDFDRALNEIKKAKDKNLLKGVELIHNKFRDTLKSKGLEPMNVKEGDSFDADVHEAITQVPAPSDKLKGKIVDVVERGYKLGERIIRYPKVVTGK, from the coding sequence ATGAGCAAGGAAAACGAAAACCTACAGGAAGAAAATATACACGAAGAATTTATTGATAATAACCAGCCCGAATCAAGCAGAGAAGAATCAGTTAAAGATCAGGTAGAAGATCTTCTGGACGAGGCAATAGAGGAAGTAGAGAACAGGAAGGGTGAAGGAGAAGGAGAAACTTCAGAAAATGAACAGCTTAAGAATGATCTGGAGAAGGAAAAAGATAAATTCCTAAGACTATTTGCCGAATTCGAAAATTACAAAAGAAGAACTTCAAAAGAGCGCCTGGAATTGTTCAAAACGGCAAACCAGGAAATGATGACAGCTATGCTGCCTGTACTGGATGATTTTGACAGGGCCTTAAATGAAATAAAAAAGGCAAAGGATAAGAACCTTTTAAAAGGGGTGGAACTTATTCATAATAAATTCCGCGACACACTCAAGAGTAAAGGTTTGGAACCTATGAACGTTAAAGAAGGAGATTCTTTTGATGCCGATGTCCATGAGGCTATTACGCAGGTACCTGCTCCAAGTGACAAGTTAAAAGGCAAGATAGTTGATGTGGTAGAGCGCGGCTATAAGCTGGGAGAAAGAATCATACGCTATCCAAAAGTAGTGACAGGAAAATAG
- a CDS encoding branched-chain amino acid aminotransferase: MRNDASVKIDIEKAPTSKINSVDFENLTFGHIFTDHMMVCDYDNGNWKAPKIVPYGPIQLDPSAKVFHYGQAVFEGMKAYCDDNDKIWMFRPEENLQRINKSSKRMAIPEFPEESFFSALEELLKLEKDWIKKGFGNSLYIRPFVIATEAGVLASPASQYKFMIICSPAKSYYTGEVRVQFSEHYSRAADGGVGFAKAAGNYGAQFYPTNLAKEAGFQQIIWTDANSHEYLEEAGTMNIFFRIKDKLITAPTNDRILDGITRKSILALAEANNIDCEVKRVPVKEIVEAAKASELKEIFGTGTAAVINPIQGFSYKGESFELPQLENSYASLLKNKLMRIQYNIDEDIFGWRYEVKE; this comes from the coding sequence ATGAGAAACGATGCTTCCGTCAAAATTGATATAGAAAAAGCACCAACTTCAAAAATTAACTCGGTTGACTTTGAAAACTTAACGTTTGGTCACATCTTCACAGATCACATGATGGTATGTGATTACGACAACGGAAATTGGAAAGCTCCTAAAATTGTCCCTTATGGTCCAATTCAACTGGATCCTTCAGCTAAAGTTTTTCACTATGGCCAGGCAGTTTTTGAAGGTATGAAAGCCTATTGCGATGACAATGATAAGATCTGGATGTTCCGCCCTGAGGAAAATTTACAACGTATCAACAAATCTTCCAAAAGAATGGCAATTCCTGAATTTCCTGAGGAGTCATTTTTCTCTGCCCTTGAAGAACTACTAAAACTGGAAAAGGATTGGATAAAGAAAGGATTTGGTAATTCACTATATATACGCCCTTTCGTAATTGCAACTGAAGCGGGAGTCCTGGCTTCACCTGCATCACAGTATAAATTTATGATCATTTGCTCTCCTGCAAAATCTTATTATACAGGAGAAGTGAGAGTTCAATTTTCTGAACATTACAGCCGTGCTGCCGATGGTGGTGTTGGTTTCGCAAAAGCTGCTGGAAATTACGGGGCACAATTTTACCCTACTAATCTTGCCAAAGAAGCAGGATTCCAACAAATAATCTGGACAGACGCTAATTCTCACGAATATCTTGAGGAAGCTGGTACAATGAATATTTTCTTTAGAATTAAGGATAAATTAATTACTGCTCCTACCAATGACAGAATTCTTGATGGGATTACCCGTAAAAGTATTCTTGCTTTGGCTGAAGCTAATAATATAGATTGCGAAGTAAAAAGAGTTCCTGTAAAGGAGATTGTTGAAGCAGCAAAAGCAAGCGAACTAAAAGAAATTTTTGGCACAGGGACAGCTGCTGTAATCAATCCTATCCAGGGGTTTTCCTATAAAGGAGAGAGCTTTGAATTACCTCAACTGGAGAATTCCTATGCTTCTTTGTTAAAAAATAAATTGATGAGGATACAGTATAATATTGATGAGGATATCTTTGGATGGAGATATGAAGTAAAAGAATAA
- a CDS encoding DUF4920 domain-containing protein, producing MKNFLLILSFASITLCSCKNNAEGEAATGNGQGQEVAYKSYGEDFKLNQSLTAAEMEERFQNMKPGDTAEVTLKATVNSVCKNKGCWMTLDLPEDNEDVMVKFKDYGFFVPKDIEQKDVVVRGKAYVTEVSVDEQRHYAEDKGETAEAVAAITEPKRTLSFLADGVLIEE from the coding sequence ATGAAAAATTTTTTGCTAATCCTCAGTTTTGCTTCAATTACTCTTTGTTCCTGTAAGAATAATGCGGAAGGTGAAGCTGCTACAGGAAATGGTCAGGGACAGGAAGTAGCGTATAAATCCTATGGAGAAGATTTTAAGCTTAACCAGTCCCTCACTGCTGCTGAAATGGAGGAGCGTTTTCAAAATATGAAGCCAGGAGATACCGCAGAAGTTACTTTAAAAGCAACTGTAAATTCTGTTTGTAAGAACAAAGGTTGCTGGATGACCCTGGATCTTCCTGAAGATAATGAAGATGTGATGGTAAAGTTTAAAGACTATGGCTTTTTTGTTCCGAAGGATATTGAGCAAAAAGATGTAGTTGTAAGAGGTAAGGCTTATGTTACTGAAGTTTCTGTAGATGAACAGCGGCATTATGCTGAGGATAAAGGAGAAACGGCAGAGGCAGTTGCTGCAATAACAGAGCCTAAGCGTACGCTGTCTTTCCTTGCAGATGGAGTACTAATAGAAGAATAA
- a CDS encoding MFS transporter — protein sequence MFKRIFRSYIGSFSGLRKEVWLLALITLINRAGTMVIPFLSLYLTKNRGFTLEEVGWILTFFGLGSVAGSWLGGKLTDQIGHYKTMAASLLFSGVFFILLQFPVSFWGICTGIYFVMLVADAFRPAVFVAINAYSKPENRTRSITLIRLAINLGFSAGPAVGGLIIAGAGYSGLFWVDGITCIIAGSLLLKLLHPKKAIENPKEVVLNPQAAMKDFPFLIFIGAMILFGFVFLQYFSTMPLYYAERHFLSEFEIGLILGFNGLLIFLGEMPLIKFLEGRNVSHLSHVISGTLLVGLSFVVVVLTGWIGILIVGMFLLTIGEMIAFPFSNSFALKRAEKGKQGSYMALYSIAFSIGHIFGHNSGMQLIGKFGYEITWYVMIVVSLVSCGLLIWSIALARKEQLSS from the coding sequence ATGTTTAAGCGAATCTTCAGGTCGTATATTGGTTCTTTTAGTGGCCTTAGAAAAGAGGTATGGCTACTGGCGCTCATAACTCTTATCAATAGGGCAGGCACTATGGTTATTCCTTTTTTGTCTCTTTATTTGACAAAGAACAGAGGTTTTACGCTGGAAGAAGTGGGATGGATCCTTACCTTCTTCGGTTTGGGATCTGTGGCTGGTTCCTGGCTGGGTGGAAAACTGACCGATCAAATTGGTCATTACAAAACCATGGCCGCGAGCTTACTGTTCTCCGGAGTATTTTTTATCCTATTACAATTCCCGGTGAGCTTTTGGGGAATTTGTACGGGAATTTATTTCGTGATGTTAGTCGCAGATGCCTTTCGTCCTGCTGTTTTTGTTGCTATTAATGCCTATAGCAAACCAGAAAATCGCACCAGATCTATAACCCTTATTAGACTTGCTATTAACCTTGGATTCTCTGCAGGACCCGCCGTGGGGGGACTAATTATCGCTGGTGCAGGCTACAGCGGGTTATTTTGGGTTGACGGGATTACCTGTATCATTGCAGGATCTCTTCTTCTTAAACTACTTCATCCCAAAAAAGCTATAGAAAATCCTAAAGAGGTAGTGTTAAACCCACAGGCAGCGATGAAGGATTTTCCATTCCTGATATTTATTGGAGCAATGATCCTCTTTGGCTTTGTATTTCTCCAATACTTCTCCACCATGCCTCTTTATTACGCAGAGCGGCATTTTTTATCAGAATTTGAAATTGGTTTAATACTGGGATTCAATGGCCTGCTAATCTTCCTGGGGGAAATGCCTCTTATAAAGTTTCTGGAAGGCAGAAATGTCTCTCATCTATCTCACGTAATTTCAGGAACTCTACTGGTGGGACTAAGCTTTGTGGTAGTAGTTTTAACTGGATGGATAGGTATTCTAATTGTAGGAATGTTTCTCCTAACTATTGGAGAAATGATAGCTTTTCCTTTCTCAAACAGCTTCGCATTAAAAAGAGCTGAAAAAGGAAAACAGGGATCTTACATGGCACTTTACAGTATAGCTTTCTCTATAGGCCATATATTTGGACACAACTCGGGAATGCAGCTAATTGGAAAATTTGGTTATGAAATTACCTGGTATGTTATGATTGTAGTGAGTCTGGTATCCTGTGGTCTTCTAATTTGGTCCATTGCACTCGCCAGAAAAGAACAACTAAGTTCTTAG
- a CDS encoding Gmad2 immunoglobulin-like domain-containing protein, which translates to MFLKSLINILVLVVILSGISCKENGNTSATPESDLREKPSTREQESVIVDTIRVKGPERNSTISSPLTIEGEARGYWFFEATAPVEITDEANNILGKGYIEAKGEWMTEDLVPFSGKIDFDPSGAEKGFLVLHRSNPSGLPEHDNRKKIPVKFQQ; encoded by the coding sequence ATGTTCTTAAAGAGTCTAATAAATATTCTGGTTCTGGTTGTTATTCTTTCTGGCATTTCCTGCAAAGAAAATGGCAATACTTCAGCAACTCCGGAAAGTGACCTACGGGAAAAACCATCTACACGGGAGCAAGAGTCGGTAATTGTAGACACAATAAGAGTAAAAGGTCCTGAAAGGAATTCAACCATAAGTTCTCCTTTAACAATAGAAGGAGAGGCCAGGGGGTATTGGTTTTTTGAAGCTACTGCACCTGTAGAAATTACCGATGAGGCTAACAATATTTTGGGCAAAGGATATATAGAAGCTAAAGGAGAGTGGATGACAGAGGATTTGGTCCCTTTTTCTGGAAAAATAGATTTTGATCCTTCCGGAGCTGAAAAAGGATTTTTGGTTCTTCATCGGTCAAATCCATCAGGATTACCAGAACATGACAATAGGAAAAAAATACCCGTTAAATTTCAGCAATAA
- a CDS encoding YceI family protein, with translation MKKTVLNIFLVASVTLATVGCKNENKEANTADAKEAATANEEAVEFKVDTTSSVIEWKGEKPTSTHTGTIDIANGSFFANDSIVESGTFVIDMNSITVTDLQGEDKQNLEAHLKGTVEGKEGDFFNVNEHPEAKFEVTGVFQNNGQTMLQGNLTLKGETKNVEFPVNIDRNGETLELTSESFTIDRTKWNVNYGSKSVFDSLGDNFINDEIELTIKVQATRA, from the coding sequence ATGAAAAAAACTGTTTTAAATATTTTTTTAGTAGCTAGTGTTACTTTGGCAACTGTTGGTTGTAAAAATGAAAATAAGGAAGCTAACACTGCTGATGCTAAAGAAGCAGCTACGGCAAACGAAGAAGCCGTTGAATTTAAGGTTGATACAACCTCATCTGTAATTGAATGGAAAGGTGAAAAACCTACAAGTACTCATACGGGAACAATTGATATAGCTAATGGATCTTTCTTTGCTAATGATAGCATCGTTGAGAGTGGAACTTTTGTTATTGATATGAACTCAATAACCGTTACAGACCTTCAGGGAGAAGACAAGCAAAATCTTGAAGCTCATTTAAAAGGAACTGTGGAAGGAAAAGAAGGTGATTTCTTTAACGTTAATGAACATCCTGAAGCAAAATTTGAAGTTACAGGAGTTTTTCAAAACAACGGGCAAACTATGTTGCAGGGAAATCTTACTCTTAAAGGAGAAACTAAAAATGTTGAATTTCCTGTGAACATTGATCGTAACGGTGAAACTTTGGAATTGACCAGTGAGAGCTTTACTATTGATCGTACCAAGTGGAACGTTAACTACGGGTCAAAATCTGTTTTTGACAGCCTTGGTGACAATTTCATCAATGACGAAATTGAACTTACAATAAAAGTACAGGCTACAAGAGCTTAA